A genomic window from Betta splendens chromosome 17, fBetSpl5.4, whole genome shotgun sequence includes:
- the pigk gene encoding GPI-anchor transamidase, producing MQIITLLTFVCAYLFVDGINIEENAGQFFSSGHTNNWAVLVCTSRFWFNYRHVANTLSVYRSVKRLGIPDSHIVLMLADDMACNHRNPKPATVFSHKNMELNVYGDDVEVDYRGYEVTVENFLRVLTGRLPPSTPRSKRLLSDDRSNILIYLTGHGGNGFLKFQDSEEISNVELADAFEQMWQKRRYNELLFIIDTCQGASMYERFYSPNIMALASSQVGEDSLSHQPDLAIGVHLMDRYTFYLLEFLEDIHPASKTNMNDLFKVCPKSQCVSTPGHRTDLFLRDPGSVLITDFFGSVRKVELTMETVNLTEHINEAEETDVNGELQKETYSYVDQLPVSDIIHQKPKQRDWHPPDGFILGLWTLILLVFFKTYGIKHLKHIF from the exons ATGCAAATAATCACTTTATTAACCTTTGTTTGTGCGTATCTTTTCGTAGACGGCATTAACATTGAG GAAAACGCAGGGCAGTTCTTCAGCAgtggtcacacaaacaactgGGCTGTTTTG GTGTGCACGTCCAGATTCTGGTTCAACTATCGGCATGTGGCCAACACGCTGTCCGTCTACAGAAGCGTTAAAAGGCTGGGGATTCCTGACAG CCACATAGTCCTGATGCTGGCTGACGACATGGCTTGTAACCACAGGAACCCCAAACCTGCCACAGTGTTCAGCCACAAGAACATGGAGCTGAATGTGTACGGAGACGACGTGGAGGTGGACTACAGAGGATATGAG GTAACGGTGGAGAACTTCCTGCGAGTTTTGACTGGAAGGCTGCCGCCCAGCACTCCCCGCTCCAAGCGCCTGCTCTCTGATGACCGCAGCAATATCCTCATATACTTGACAG GCCATGGTGGAAATGGCTTTCTGAAGTTCCAGGATTCCGAGGAGATCAGCAATGTGGAACTGGCTGATGCTTTTGAGCAGATGTGGCAGAAAAGAAg GTACAACGAGCTGCTCTTCATCATTGACACCTGTCAGGGTGCCTCCATGTACGAGAGGTTCTACTCGCCGAACATCATGGCTCTGGCGAGCAGCCAAGTCGGAGAGGACTCCCTGTCT CACCAGCCTGATTTAGCCATAGGCGTCCACCTGATGGACCGCTACACCTTCTACCTTTTGGAGTTCCTGGAAGACATCCACCCTGCCAGCAAAACCAACATGAATGACCTG TTCAAAGTGTGTCCCAagagtcagtgtgtgtccacTCCAGGCCACCGTACTGACCTGTTCCTGAGGGACCCGGGAAGTGTCCTCATCACCGATTTCTTCGGGAGTGTTCGCAAAGTGGAGCTCACCATGGAGACCGTCAACTTGACTGAGCACATTAATGAAGCAGAGGAGAC tgATGTGAATGGAGAACTCCAAAAAGAGACTTACTCCTATGTGGACCAGCTGCCGGTGTCTGACATCATCCATCAG